A section of the Glandiceps talaboti chromosome 8, keGlaTala1.1, whole genome shotgun sequence genome encodes:
- the LOC144438483 gene encoding uncharacterized protein LOC144438483 produces the protein MASGVKIGGSNMESQIVTADETQLKICLMCKRPITETDSCYQQHDQEIEKTFCTFACFENSQSLLLRDSPTSSARNIVNMSLENIQKPVQVTDKTLVNVRSKVVVNGCLALMEQFDDTLAILKQQIAEAKLKIEAMERVRKAEIESNNDIHQGQADRLTELYDTVKDIIVLEQQSKNSEEISQLKMRIDTLESDKRAQEGINANLQSRNEELETKCKELENNLQIQHDAEKSRTDKPDELVHSLMEKMGAMEKTVTEMKSRLEVSKDLRGHNYNPVINIPVYNNMGQMGQAEPTLGMGVPRGVPSYRADDQTDNPRPNYTSYDSPGPVDGRGADSGFNSGDRHVTSTHHGDVRSEGFGSDTERSQRMFTTCQIM, from the exons ATGGCCTCTGGTGTTAAAATTGGAGGAAGTAATATGGAATCACAAATCGTCACCGCTGACGAGACTCAGCTGAAAATCTGTTTGATGTGTAAAAGACCAATAACCGAAACTGACAGCTGCTATCAACAACATGATCAGGAGATCGAGAAGACGTTTTGCACATTTGCCTGTTTTGAAAATAGTCAATCCTTGCTCCTAAG AGACAGTCCGACATCTTCCGCGAGAAACATCGTTAACATGAGCTTGGAAAACATTCAGAAACCTGTCCAG GTGACTGATAAAACGTTGGTAAACGTTCGATCAAAAGTGGTTGTAAATGGATGTCTTGCATTGATGGAGCAATTTGATGACACCCTAGCAATCTTGAAACAACAGATAGCAGAGGCAAAACTGAAGATAGAAGCCATGGAAAGAGTCAGGAAAGCTGAGATTGAATCGAATAATGACATTCATCAAGGACAGGCTGACAGACTCACTGAGTTGTATGACACGGTGAAGGATATCATAGTGTTAGAGCAACAATCCAAGAATTCAGAGGAAATTTCTCAACTCAAAATGAGAATTGATACTCTGGAAAGTGATAAAAGAGCACAGGAAGGAATCAACGCGAACTTACAATCAAGAAATGAGGAACTTGAAACCAAATGCAAGGAACTGGAAAATAACTTACAAATTCAGCATGATGCTGAAAAGAGTCGCACCGACAAACCTGACGAATTGGTTCACTCTCTGATGGAAAAAATGGGAGCTATGGAAAAGACGGTTACGGAAATGAAGAGTCGACTTGAAGTAAGCAAAGATTTGCGTGGACACAACTATAACCCGGTAATCAATATTCCAGTCTACAATAACATGGGGCAGATGGGCCAAGCCGAACCCACCCTGGGTATGGGTGTACCACGCGGCGTTCCAAGTTACCGTGCCGATGACCAAACTGACAATCCTCGCCCGAATTACACATCTTATGACTCACCAGGGCCTGTTGATGGTAGAGGAGCAGACTCTGGTTTCAACTCGGGAGACAGGCACGTTACCTCAACACACCATGGAGATGTACGGTCCGAAG GCTTTGGGTCTGACACTGAAAGGTCACAAAGAATGTTTACGACTTGCCAGATAATGTAA